One region of Mycobacteriales bacterium genomic DNA includes:
- a CDS encoding amidoligase family protein, with amino-acid sequence MGATLRQRIGFEVELLAPRGASRRTLADALAGQVDGTVRAVWHEDSEPSLVRSLDGRFLHLTQGFEVIRPSGLPLCTLVDDVTIAADLDSAAAAPPGWHRILTDDPRLLRLLARCSDPAGPLDTALDEVAALWGVLPEQIGSIWRVESVGTVALALPAGGERERPCEVITPPLSSGHEAALAELLTPAAALGFTVPDEAAVHLHVDAAPFRAPAALANVIRLFAWWREPLHVLLGTNPRCRRLAALPHPLVDAVAGKPTIDELRTAAKTGGLRKFCDVNLTQLLLDHPFRDTVEVRVLPGSIDATDIVARAAMVERLLDRCLDPTPYPAPPDDPDAALALLRAAAGA; translated from the coding sequence GTGGGCGCCACGCTGCGGCAGCGGATCGGGTTCGAGGTCGAGCTGCTGGCCCCGCGCGGCGCGTCCCGCCGTACGCTCGCCGACGCGCTGGCAGGTCAGGTCGACGGCACGGTCCGCGCGGTCTGGCACGAGGACAGCGAACCCTCGCTGGTCCGCAGCCTCGACGGCCGGTTCCTGCACCTCACCCAGGGGTTCGAGGTGATCCGGCCATCGGGGCTGCCGCTGTGCACGCTCGTCGACGACGTGACGATCGCCGCCGACCTCGACTCCGCAGCCGCCGCACCGCCCGGCTGGCACCGCATCCTGACCGACGACCCACGGTTGCTCCGGCTGCTGGCTCGCTGCAGCGACCCCGCCGGTCCGCTCGACACCGCGCTCGACGAAGTGGCGGCGTTGTGGGGCGTGCTGCCGGAGCAGATCGGCAGCATCTGGCGGGTGGAGTCCGTGGGGACGGTCGCGCTCGCGTTGCCCGCCGGCGGCGAGCGCGAGCGACCGTGCGAGGTGATCACGCCACCACTGTCGAGTGGCCACGAGGCTGCTCTCGCGGAGCTGCTGACCCCGGCCGCCGCGCTCGGCTTCACGGTTCCCGACGAGGCAGCAGTGCACCTGCACGTCGACGCCGCCCCGTTCCGGGCACCGGCTGCGCTTGCGAACGTGATCCGGCTGTTCGCGTGGTGGCGCGAGCCGCTGCACGTCCTGCTCGGCACGAACCCGCGCTGCCGGCGCCTGGCTGCCCTCCCCCACCCCCTCGTCGACGCCGTCGCCGGCAAGCCCACCATCGACGAGCTTCGTACGGCGGCCAAGACCGGCGGCCTGCGCAAGTTCTGCGACGTCAACCTCACTCAACTGCTCCTCGACCACCCCTTCCGCGACACCGTTGAGGTGCGCGTCCTGCCGGGCTCGATCGATGCCACTGACATCGTGGCGCGCGCCGCCATGGTCGAGCGGCTGCTCGACCGCTGCCTCGACCCCACGCCGTACCCCGCACCGCCCGACGACCCCGACGCCGCCCTCGCGCTCCTTCGGGCCGCGGCCGGCGCGTAG
- a CDS encoding DUF2461 domain-containing protein translates to MAFKGWPVEAIEFYEGLQADNTKTYWVAHKATYDECVLRPMQELIAELEPEFGEGKIFRPYRDVRFSADKTPYKTAIGAVLAGGGYVQLSAEGLGSGCGRWHLEPEELARYRDAVADDASGAPLQAIVDQLRAAKIDVSSHGELKTVPRGYPKDHPRAELLRAKGLVSWQSWPAAAWLGTAKAKDRVVGFLRASVPLNDWLAKNLT, encoded by the coding sequence ATGGCGTTCAAGGGCTGGCCGGTCGAGGCGATCGAGTTCTACGAGGGTCTGCAGGCCGACAACACGAAGACCTACTGGGTAGCGCACAAGGCGACGTATGACGAGTGCGTGCTGCGCCCGATGCAGGAGCTGATCGCCGAGCTCGAACCGGAGTTCGGCGAGGGCAAGATCTTCCGGCCGTATCGAGACGTGCGGTTCAGTGCGGACAAGACGCCGTACAAGACTGCGATCGGTGCGGTGCTCGCGGGCGGGGGGTACGTGCAGCTGTCCGCGGAGGGTCTCGGCTCGGGCTGCGGCCGCTGGCACCTCGAGCCCGAGGAGCTGGCCCGCTACCGGGACGCGGTCGCCGACGACGCGAGCGGCGCGCCGCTGCAGGCGATCGTCGACCAGTTGCGGGCGGCCAAGATCGACGTCTCTTCGCACGGCGAGCTGAAGACGGTGCCGCGCGGCTACCCGAAGGATCATCCGCGCGCGGAGCTGTTGCGGGCCAAGGGCCTGGTCAGCTGGCAGTCCTGGCCGGCCGCCGCCTGGTTGGGTACGGCGAAGGCGAAGGACCGCGTCGTCGGCTTCCTTCGCGCGTCCGTGCCGTTGAACGACTGGCTGGCGAAGAACCTCACCTGA
- a CDS encoding class I SAM-dependent methyltransferase, whose translation MAIDEAKLHEFLGRFVTDLGATAAAGNVVIGHRLGLYQELAAGPATADELARRTGCNPRYIGEWLRGQAAGGYVEYDAEGDVYSMTEEQAFALANPDGAVYAPGAFVLALGTLKANERIAAAFKTGDGVGWHEHDEDVFVGCEQFFRPGYIANLVPSWIPALDGVHEKLSAGARVADLGCGLGASTVLLAEAYPASSLTGSDYHERSIELARKRAADAGVADRVQFEVATASTFGGSGYDLVATFDCLHDMGDPLAAAKHVREAIAPDGTWLVVEPFATDTISGNLNPVGRVYYNFSTQLCVPNALSQNGGYALGAQAGEAAIRRVMTDAGFTRFRRATETPFNLVYEVRP comes from the coding sequence ATGGCGATCGACGAGGCAAAGCTGCACGAGTTCCTCGGGCGGTTCGTGACCGATCTGGGCGCCACGGCGGCGGCCGGCAACGTCGTCATCGGGCATCGGCTCGGGCTCTACCAGGAGCTGGCCGCCGGGCCGGCAACCGCGGACGAGCTGGCTCGGCGTACCGGCTGCAACCCGCGCTACATCGGTGAGTGGCTGCGCGGCCAGGCCGCCGGCGGCTACGTGGAGTACGACGCCGAGGGGGACGTGTACTCGATGACCGAGGAGCAGGCGTTCGCGCTCGCGAACCCCGACGGCGCGGTCTATGCACCCGGCGCGTTCGTTCTCGCGCTCGGGACATTGAAGGCGAACGAGCGGATCGCGGCCGCCTTCAAGACCGGTGACGGCGTCGGCTGGCACGAGCACGACGAGGACGTGTTCGTCGGCTGCGAGCAGTTCTTCCGACCCGGCTACATCGCCAACCTCGTGCCGTCGTGGATTCCCGCGCTCGACGGCGTTCACGAGAAGCTGTCCGCTGGCGCGCGGGTGGCGGATCTCGGCTGCGGGCTCGGGGCATCCACGGTCCTGCTCGCGGAGGCCTATCCGGCGTCGAGCCTCACCGGCTCGGACTACCACGAGCGCTCGATCGAGCTGGCTCGCAAGCGCGCCGCGGACGCGGGCGTCGCCGACCGCGTTCAGTTCGAGGTCGCGACGGCGTCGACCTTCGGTGGATCCGGCTACGACCTGGTGGCAACCTTCGACTGCCTGCACGACATGGGCGACCCGCTCGCGGCCGCTAAGCACGTGCGCGAGGCGATTGCCCCGGACGGCACCTGGCTGGTGGTCGAGCCGTTCGCGACCGACACGATCAGCGGCAACCTCAACCCGGTGGGTCGGGTCTACTACAACTTCTCGACCCAGCTCTGCGTGCCGAATGCGCTCTCGCAGAACGGCGGGTACGCGCTCGGTGCGCAAGCGGGCGAGGCGGCGATCCGTCGCGTGATGACCGATGCCGGGTTCACCAGGTTCCGGCGCGCGACCGAGACGCCGTTCAACCTGGTCTACGAGGTGCGGCCCTAG
- a CDS encoding alpha/beta fold hydrolase: MRARYPDIEDFIERDGIKVGYEVFGAGLPAIVFTPIDGIVESRAWKAQVPYLARNHLVVTIDPRGNGRSDRPTEASSFNNHEFVADTIAVMDAIGIEKAVLVGLCSSGWRSILTAVQHPDRVAGIVSIATWAPFLTQPFDYRAETDFDAELEVYEGWQKSNRHYWLRDWPGYAEFFFGELLSEPHSTKQLEDCIEWAMGIGPETMILHDSAWPGSDSAEQTEAIIRQVDCPVLAIHGLADRCQPLARSERLAELTGGRLVTLEGVGHLPQVREPVIVNHLIRDFVRSIAPPPTSPRLWTRPMTRERRVLMLSSPIGLGHSRRDVAIADELRRLHPDVEVHWLAQHPLTELLERRGEHVHPASAYLASESGHFESESAEHDLHAFQALRRMDEIMVNNFMVFSDLVEDEQYDAWIGDEAWELDYFLHENPDLKRAPYVWLTDFVGWLPMPDGGEREAFLTADYNAEMVEQIQRFPRLRDRALFVGNADDIVPDALGPALPGIREWTEQHFDFVGYVTGYDPADVADTAAVRASLGYRPDELVCIVTVGGSGVGSHLLRRAIAAFPDAKRAVPALRMVVVAGPRIDPSSLPSSPGLEVHSYVHDLYRHLAVCDLAIVQGGLTTAMELTTHRRPFVYVPLRNHFEQNFHVRQRLDRYGAGTCIEYDDATPDRLAAAIADEIGSAPSYRPVETDGAARAAAKIAELL; the protein is encoded by the coding sequence ATGCGAGCGAGATACCCGGACATCGAGGACTTCATCGAGCGGGACGGGATCAAGGTCGGCTACGAGGTCTTCGGCGCCGGGCTCCCGGCAATCGTGTTCACGCCGATCGACGGCATCGTCGAGTCACGGGCATGGAAAGCGCAGGTGCCGTACCTGGCCCGCAACCATCTCGTCGTCACCATCGATCCACGGGGCAACGGCAGATCCGACCGGCCCACCGAGGCGTCCAGCTTCAACAACCACGAGTTCGTGGCGGACACGATCGCCGTCATGGACGCGATAGGGATCGAGAAGGCAGTGCTGGTGGGGCTGTGTAGCTCGGGCTGGCGGTCGATCCTCACCGCAGTTCAGCATCCCGACCGGGTGGCCGGAATCGTGAGCATCGCCACCTGGGCCCCGTTCCTCACCCAGCCTTTCGACTACCGGGCTGAGACCGACTTCGACGCCGAGCTCGAGGTGTACGAAGGATGGCAGAAGTCCAACCGCCACTACTGGCTGCGCGACTGGCCCGGTTACGCCGAGTTCTTCTTCGGCGAGCTGCTGAGCGAACCGCACTCGACGAAGCAGCTGGAGGACTGCATCGAGTGGGCGATGGGCATCGGCCCCGAAACGATGATCCTGCACGACAGCGCGTGGCCCGGATCGGACTCGGCCGAGCAGACCGAAGCGATCATCCGGCAGGTCGACTGCCCGGTGCTGGCGATCCACGGGCTCGCCGACAGGTGCCAGCCGCTGGCGCGCAGCGAGCGTCTCGCCGAGCTCACCGGAGGCCGGCTGGTGACGCTCGAGGGAGTCGGGCACCTCCCTCAGGTTCGAGAACCGGTCATCGTCAACCACTTGATTCGCGACTTCGTGCGGAGCATCGCGCCACCACCGACCAGCCCACGACTGTGGACCAGGCCGATGACCCGCGAACGACGGGTGCTCATGCTGTCCTCGCCGATCGGCCTCGGCCACTCCCGCCGCGACGTCGCCATCGCCGACGAGCTGCGCCGGCTGCACCCTGACGTCGAGGTGCACTGGCTCGCCCAGCATCCGCTGACCGAGCTGCTCGAACGCCGAGGTGAGCACGTTCACCCGGCGTCGGCGTACCTTGCCAGCGAGTCCGGCCACTTCGAGTCGGAGTCCGCGGAGCATGACCTGCATGCGTTCCAAGCCCTGCGGCGCATGGACGAGATCATGGTCAACAACTTCATGGTCTTCTCGGACCTCGTCGAAGACGAGCAGTACGACGCGTGGATCGGCGACGAGGCGTGGGAGCTCGACTACTTCCTGCACGAGAACCCTGACCTGAAGCGTGCGCCCTATGTCTGGCTCACCGACTTCGTCGGTTGGCTCCCGATGCCGGACGGCGGCGAACGCGAGGCGTTTCTCACCGCCGACTACAACGCCGAGATGGTCGAGCAGATCCAACGCTTCCCACGGTTGCGGGACCGGGCGCTGTTCGTCGGCAACGCGGACGACATCGTGCCCGACGCGTTGGGACCGGCGCTGCCCGGCATCCGCGAATGGACCGAGCAGCACTTCGACTTCGTGGGTTACGTCACCGGGTACGACCCTGCCGACGTGGCCGACACAGCGGCGGTGCGCGCTTCACTCGGATACCGACCTGACGAGCTCGTTTGCATCGTGACGGTCGGCGGCTCGGGCGTCGGCAGCCACCTGCTCCGCCGAGCGATCGCCGCCTTCCCCGACGCCAAGCGCGCCGTACCTGCGTTGCGCATGGTGGTCGTGGCAGGACCCAGGATCGATCCGTCGTCGCTACCGAGCAGTCCTGGCCTGGAGGTGCACTCCTACGTCCACGACCTGTACCGACACCTCGCGGTGTGCGACCTCGCAATCGTGCAAGGCGGGCTCACCACGGCGATGGAGCTGACCACCCACCGGCGGCCGTTCGTGTACGTGCCGCTGCGCAACCACTTCGAGCAGAACTTCCACGTCCGGCAACGCCTGGACCGCTACGGAGCCGGCACCTGCATCGAGTACGACGACGCGACACCGGACCGGCTCGCGGCCGCGATCGCTGACGAGATCGGCAGCGCGCCGTCGTACCGTCCGGTCGAGACGGACGGCGCGGCTCGAGCCGCCGCGAAGATCGCCGAGCTGTTGTAG